A single region of the Pontimicrobium sp. SW4 genome encodes:
- a CDS encoding AraC family transcriptional regulator: MLTLFGVAICNTAKLLIVPVMLFYCFLGFFEVEKYKKVMLQVSSNINHSEIKWINTLLISMVIVLVLNLVQMQLNQLSIIGLTIKLEHVVQVCILMLVNLIIYQGLKNPLFFQKISEDDFNLVKKDKLIAKSNNQVNEVHTVLANNLEIYMKNKKPYLDSELDLTTLAQSMDTHPKTLSLVINHILNSSFSEYVNSFRIKSAIDLIENNSDDQLTIMEVMYDVGFNSRSVFNTTFKKKTGYTPTQYKQKLLR; encoded by the coding sequence ATGCTTACCTTATTTGGGGTTGCCATTTGTAATACAGCTAAATTACTAATTGTTCCAGTAATGCTTTTTTATTGCTTTCTTGGTTTTTTTGAAGTTGAAAAGTATAAAAAGGTGATGCTTCAAGTGTCTTCAAATATTAATCATTCGGAAATAAAATGGATTAACACCCTTTTGATTAGTATGGTTATTGTTTTAGTATTAAATCTTGTTCAAATGCAACTAAACCAATTGTCTATTATTGGGTTAACCATAAAATTAGAGCATGTTGTTCAAGTTTGCATATTAATGCTTGTAAACCTTATTATATATCAAGGTTTAAAAAACCCTCTTTTCTTTCAAAAAATTTCAGAAGATGATTTTAATTTGGTTAAAAAAGATAAGCTTATTGCCAAATCCAATAATCAAGTTAATGAGGTCCATACGGTTTTAGCTAACAATCTAGAAATCTACATGAAGAACAAGAAACCATATTTAGATTCTGAATTAGACCTAACTACTTTAGCTCAGTCAATGGATACTCACCCTAAAACTTTATCATTGGTCATAAATCATATTCTGAACAGCTCCTTTTCTGAGTATGTTAATTCCTTTAGAATTAAATCAGCCATAGATTTAATAGAAAATAATTCAGATGACCAATTAACCATTATGGAAGTCATGTATGATGTTGGATTCAATTCTCGATCAGTTTTTAATACAACTTTTAAAAAGAAAACAGGTTATACTCCGACTCAGTATAAACAAAAACTTCTAAGATAA